In Bacillus rossius redtenbacheri isolate Brsri chromosome 11, Brsri_v3, whole genome shotgun sequence, the DNA window CGTACACGGCCGCGTGGTCGGCGGACGAGCGCAGGGCGTCCAGCAGCCGGCGCGTCGCCCACAGGCGCGGCACCGCCCCTTCCACGCCGACGGGCAGCCCCAGGAGTACGGGCGCCAGCTTGCTGCCCAGGCGGCGGCCGCCGGGGCGAGTGGGGCTCACGTCGCCGCGCATGTCCACCGGGAGCACCACCTGCAGGGCGCGCAGCTCCGTCACCACGGTCCACCGGTGTCTTTTGGTAAGTTATGCTAAGGACGAACATGGTGTGGATTACTATTGCTTTTGGTAGGTTATGCTAAGGATGAACAGTATGTGGATCCTATTGATTTTGGAAAGTTATGCTACGGATGAACAGTACTATGTGGATCCTATTGCTTTTGGAAGGTTTTGCTAAGGATGAACAGGGTGTGGATTCCTTTCACTTTTGGTAGGTTATGCTAAGGACGAACAGTATGTGGATCCTATTGCTTTTGATAGGTTATGCCATGAATGAACAGGGTGTGGATTCCTTTCACTTTTGGTAGGTTATTCTAAGAATGAACAGGATGTGGAATCCTATCACTTATGGTAGATTATGCTAAGGATGAACAAGGTGTGGATACCCGTCACTTTTGGTAGGTTATGCTAAGGATGAACAGTATGTGGATCCTATTGCTTTTGATAGGTTATGCCATGAATGAACAGGGTGTGAATTCCTTTCACTTTGGTAAGTTATTCTAAGAATGAACAGGATGTGGAATCCTATCACTTTTGGTAGATTGTGTTAAGGATGAACAAGGTGTGGATACCCGTCACTTTTGGTAGGTTATGCGAAGGATGAACAGGGTGTGGAATCCTATCACTCTTGCTAGGTTATGCTAAGAATAAACAGGGTGTGGAATCCTATCActtttggaagttttttttttttttaggtttatctGGATGTGGTGTCCTATCATGTTGGCAGGTTTTTCTAAGAATGAAAAATGTGTGGTTTCCTATTACTTTTAGTAGGTTTTGCTATAAGATAAACAGGGTGTAGTTTCCTATTACATTTAATAGATTGTGTTAAAGACATTTTAAGACGTATAAATCCATTTGTTGTCTACTGATATAAAAATACCGGTTACTAATTTAAGCTGCCAGCTTTTCTGTTTTATTGACTATGCAAACAAATATTTCCATAAACCATCAAACAGCATGCATATCAgcgtagaatttaaaaaaaaaaaaaaggttttgcaaAATAAAAGCATCAGGAGTTTAAATTAGTAAAACGATGATTTAAGAAACTAATTCACTTTTTTTCAGAACTGCCAATGTTACAATTATTTATACAGAATAAAACTCTTTAATCTGGCATGTTTGATATCATATCTGTGCACAGATAATCAAACATGAATACAGTTTTAATGAGACTACCATataaaaagtaatattaaatgtttaaatgCATTGAAAAAATTAGTTAAGCAGACATCCCAAGATTCGTCACATTCTGTGATCCGGCACTATTCGATCCGCATGtgatttggaaattaatttttcggGTTGATTCTATCGGACCTTGGCCGCTAGGTAGATAATTGCAATGCCGGCATTTTAAGTTCGCTCAGTGTTTATCGTTACTGTCCGTTTTCATTTCAGAGCAGAGTTCCCCGTTGTCTAGCAAGTTACATTTCatgatttttcattttgttgtcaATACCTAcatgatttaatataaattttccttCACATAGTAATTGTAAGGTTATTTGGCTGACACCAAACATTCACCAATAAGGTTAACTATGTCAGAAATTTTGAATGAATGTACATTCCATTTGGCATACCTCATAATCACATTTGATTTATTACTTTAAGGTATGCACAGGGTACCAATTCCAAACTGCATGCATTGTCAGGCCAAGCTGTTAGCTGTTTTGTGACAGCCAGCTCGGGTTGAAGAGGTGCAGTAAAATCATGTCAGTTGTAGAAGACATCCTAGTGCATAGTAATGTGCAAGTAAatctaattaattatatatgttaCCCATCTCAGTTCAAAATTGATTGGAATATAGGAGCTTTATGCAGTTGTCACATtccaaataaaaagaaaatatcaataATCAGGGACCACTGCCATGTCGGATTAGCGTTGTTGCTTAAAAATTGAACGGTGATACTGTGAAATGCAACCTGCTATAAAACGGGAAACACTacactgaaatgaaaaccaacagtaaCGATAACCTCTGAGCAAACATGAAATGCTGGCAGTGCGAGAGTCTCCCTAATGACCCAAGGTCAAACAGCTAGAATccacccggaaaaaaaaaatctgaaaacatgcGGCTTATTGGTGCCGGATCACAGAATGAGACGGAAATTGAAATGTCGTCTTAAAGAATTTTTCTTTGATAATCTCATTAAAACTGTATTGACGTTTGATTATCCTTACACAGTGGAGGGAGAGAAGGAGGAATAAGATAAGGAGGTAGAAGAGAAAGAAGAGGATGAAAGGAAGGGAAGGATAAAAAGGAGATAGAAGAGGAAGAGGAGGGTGAAAGGAAGATAAGGAGAAGGAGAAAGAGGTGGGTGAAAGGAAGAGAAGGAGAAAGAGGTGGGTGAAAGGAAGAGAAGTAGAAAGAGGTGGGTGAACGGAAGATAAGGAGAAAAAGGTGGATGAAGGGAAGATAAGGAGAAGGAGAAAGAGATGGGTGAAAGGAAGATAAGGAGAAGGAGAAGAGGTGGGTGAAAGGAAGGTAATGAGAAGGAGAAAGGTGGGTGAAAGAAAGGTAAGGAGAAGGAGAAAGAGGTGGGTGAAAGGAAAATAAGGAGAGGGAGGTGGGTGAAAGGAAGAGAAGGAGAAAGAGGTGGGTGAAAGGAAGAGAAGGAGAAAGTGGTTGGTGAAAGGAAGGTAAGGAGGAGAAAGAGGTGGGTGAAAGGAAGAGCAGGAGAAAGGAGGAGGGAGAGAAGGCGGTAGAAGAGGAAGAGCGAGTGGACACGTGCCTTCATGTCGCGCGGCTGCCTGATGCCACAGCCCTGCAGCAGACAGCGCGCGGCCCCAGCGAGCGCTGACAGCAGCACGCAGTTGACGGTGCAGCGCGTCACCTGTAGGGACACAGTACCGAATGAAGGGCATCGATACCGCATTCGTGACAGCGGAGTCTCGATCATCCGAGCTAATGTAAGACCATTGCAACCTACGGATAGGCTGAATTTCTGATAACACGGATATAGTAAGAAAATCTTGTTGTTTTTCAATTGGCTCAATGGTATTATTTTTCTAAGGTGATGTTTTTTTCAGCTTTTCTTCCTTCTAGATTCTTTCACGTCACTCCATGATTTTTCCAACCAGTAAATGGCAAACTCgtggttaattttatttaggcTTTTGACAGCAGTTAAATCATTTCTAGATCCTCAGGCAAATGTCTAACAGTCTTTGCTGTTATGGTACCGTACTTTACATTTGCCTCGGATAATACGGAACCTTGGCTAATCAAAGATCGGTGAATTGAAACTTTACTGTAGTTACAAAATGAAACCAGGAGCATACACAGGAtaaattaaccccccccccccttcccctttccacCAACCCCcacgaaatcctaaaaaaatattttataaaaatctattactcccaccaaaaaaaaaaagaaagaatttaaaagaaaagcAAATATTGGGCAAAGTGTTTCTATCTCTCCTTTGAGGTAGCTGCATACTGTGATCTCCCCAGGTGTTttgttccagaaaaaaaaattaaaattaaatcttaGCAGTTTGTTTATTTAAGAgttcttttatatatttttatttagtaattttttgtgCAACATTTTTTAGGTTGGTGTGCCAAGATATATTCTGTTGAAGTTGGTAGTACATATTTGATTCTGGAAAGTTGGACCCACGGAGTTGTTTGCTCAGATATTTTGAACTAACTACTTAATGGGCAAATTATaacttaaactttaatttttgattgcTGTTTGAGAAGAGTGGAAAGTTACTTATTTTGGTTGCAACCAACGCAGGACATTAATAATCCGACACGTGAATTATTTTGTAGTTGAACTATATTGTATTGGccataaacaattttaatattaatttttaagtgtaataacaATTAATACTGCAGTACTTTCTTTTTCGCGGTAAATTTCACTTTAAAAGTTAACGTTAAATTGCACGGTTTATGCTTATTTTTACAGAAATAGTTAATGGCAGAATGTTATGCGATTTGGTCTGTACAGGCTTTTGTAAACATAGTGTGGTAAACTGGGTGCGGCAGACAAATAAGAAGCGCAAAGGCAGTGTGTTGAAATAGAGTTGTGAGGTAATAGACGAGCAAGAGTGAGGAGAGTGAATAGAAGACTTATTACAAGTGTTGGTTACTTTGTGGAgagatatttaaattttataacttaattaaTAGTGTATTAGCTGAGAAATACaactatatttaattaattggacTGTCCTTTCCGTAACACTTGTAAAAATACAGGATgaccataaaagaatatccctgtttcaattatatatattaacatttcaatttagactatttacaagaaatcatacatcaaattgaaagtaaacgaaccaagtttttcttacaaatgtccaatatgtgcaccattagttatacggcacacatacaacttaaagtccaattcttcccacactttggttaacaagtccggagtaatggaagaaatagccTCTTCAAATGTGTGTCTCAACTCTGTCATGTCACTAGGTAGCGGCAGAACATAGACACAATATTTTATAaggctccaaaggaaaaaaaaaaatcatttacctagcattatgtcaggtgaacctggaggccagcgaaaaagagctatgCTAGCTCGACCTTTACGAACAAtcaaacggtcagggactttgacgttcaaccactcttgtaCAAAGAAATTCCAAAGGGTAGTGGCTCCAtcttgttgccaaataaagtatACAGGTTCACTCACACATACGCTtgtataaaactgtttgagttactcttttattgtgaccttgaaccgacgcactacaacgcttacatatgatactattataaagtttataactgggacaaggacgtcggaacagggggggcagcaggggcgaaaagcccccgtgctgttatgcatgggggggggaggggcgagaGTAACATTTCGcctccctccttttcccagaataaatgttcggtcgtagtagtatttttctcaaccagtagttacaaacgttgcattggtgatcacattgattagaaaatcaaatttatgattgtcaatatacagtaaaatgattgcaaattcctagatggtattctatttaaattgtactacatctacctgtcagagtagtatttaatacgtactacatcatcaaattcttggaatggtgtgtttaatattttggtttggaaactcattaaatagcacaattttgcatcccggacccccccgctctatgactgaggtaagtgtgatacatctgttccccccccccccccccccccactaatgAAAATGTTCCGACATCCCTGAACTGGGACGTTCTTTCACGTGGACAACCGGTGCGTGTGCCGCGTCGCCAGAGACCTGCTTGATGCGCGCCACCTTGGGCAGCGCTATGGCCGCGGACCAGGCGACGGTGGCTCGCCCCGTGCAGCTTGCTCCTCGCCGCCGGGTCAGCGGGTTGCAGTCCTCGGCCGTCAGCAGCAGCCACACCAGCAGCGTGAGCGGGCCGGACAGGCACGCCCGCACCACGCTCGCCGCGAACGCCACCGCCCCGAAGTGCGGCCTCTGCCGGGGGGGAAACCAGGCACGGCGTCGTCTCGGCAACTTGGCTCCCGGTGTGCGGCGCTTGGCAGGAGGGGATTTTCCGTGaaaggaacggaagtcgcacggaacggaaacgCGCGACCGCAGGTTGTGCGAAAACAAAGTTTCGCAGAGTCAAACGGAAACTTTAGAGCatcggttcccaaacggtgggtcgcgacccactagtaggtcgcggaagggttacaggtgggtcgcgactcaatcctaaaactatcagaaaccatcaaacaaaccatcagaaaagataagaaaaatcgaaacaaatcaaATTGTGCTACacagtgcttatattttgtcaaccattttcaaatcagaacacgattgtttatcaataaccaatcggtatcttaaaaaaacctatatatatatttgcaatatttgaaggtaaattatatatatatatataaggaaggtatacaatacaaataaggtttttttctccaccatggaccgatagaccgtggagggattcctataaggaaaggtgggtcgccagctgaaaaagtttgggaaccactgctttagagtattaaatgtttaataaatattaacaagatggacagtattttattataatttcacTTTCAAGTATTGGATATCTGTTTTCATTactgtataatttaaaaatttcggtctgcgAGTGGAATGATTTCGatagtcggcgtagctgctccggcagcgaattctagcggcaggtatGGGAACTACGTGTGACACACGTACAGGAATTAAGTTGCAAACACAAAATTGCTTGTGTTTAATcactttaaatttcgtgtgcgATTTTCGTATTTTAGGTGTGTATTTGCAAAACTGAGAACACAAGAATCCGCTGGTTACCGAGGTCGGATGTTGCACGTCCGTGGGCGAGTGCTTGCAGTGAGGAGTTGGTTGGTTACCTGCGGCACGCGCAGCGAGTGGCAGTCGGCCAGCGAGTGGCACAGCACTCGCACCAGCGCCATGCCGTCGGCCACGCTCTGGTGCACGCGCAGCACGGCCACCGTGTCCTCGTGCCGGCCGTAGCCGCGCAACACGTGCACCTCCCAGGGCGGCTTGTCGGCCGCCAGCCCCTCCGACAGCAGCTGCGCCACGTACTCCTGGTGCCGGCATCCCCAAACACAACAAGGGTCAAGGGAACCCAGTGGTGTAGCCAGggtttgtgtatgggggggtgttaagaaaaatgcaccccccctccccccgtaatAATGcggcgggggtcctcccccgggaaaatttggattttaataaggtgtaaaatagtgctattttagcaagtttcggtacttaaatttaaatattgtaatggttaaaaattttatcaattttaatatgaaatttgtttgagtgatgaataagaaaataattaaaatatttggtgctaagggaggggggggagtgtttgaacccctaaaccgccccccccccccctggcttagCCCCTGAAGGGAACAACCCCTCCCTCGTCCGGGGCGTATCTCTGCTAGTGAGGCGGAACGAACCCATACCAAAAAAACAAGGAATGGCAGATACATTAGCGATTAGACCATCAAAGTGGTATAGCAGTGCTGATTTTGTATAGTTACCAGTTAAAATAAAGTGAATCTTGGAACAATTGTGTCAAAAATCACTTATGTTTAGACTATCATAGTATACCAACTTGCTGTGGTATTATCATAAATGTATGGGTAGGCCTATATCTAGATCTATTAGGTAGTATATTGTCAACTTGCAATGTTAATTGGTGATACTGTTTTGTATTGATAGTGAACTAGGTACTGTTGTATAAACACTATTGATAATGCAACATGACAGGAACTGTAACTTGTATTTTATTGTGAATGAAAAAAAAGGAGATGTAATGAACAGTGTCTTTTATTGTTATGTAACGAAAAAAGATGTCATGGGAGCAAGTGGGAACTATAATGTGCAGAGGTTGGCAATGAAAGGAAGTGGGTAACATTGGAGTGCAGGTAATGTAGTAATGGTGATGGACAGACAATAAAGGAATCTAAGTAATCCTTAGTGTTGTTATTTAATACCATTACAAAGTGCAACTATATTAGTATTatcgtcgtccggggtctcgggttcgagtcccggtgcggctcctagcgggaatggctgtcgttgatgtagtgtttccgggtgggcgccagactagctctgtttctagccgataggtgggtcgtggggtcggttgccttgcgtggcccactaggaccgttgGCGTtgttgcgtgggttatgaggaattccctGCTTGGTGGTGATAGGGAGTCGGgtggttaattgattaggcgctgaagtaATGTAACAAATGACGtccgtcgtttattcatgcgactgtgggtttggtgtaataccaTTGATTACACACCACGTTGTACAGAGgttgacgtcacacaatacagaagttacacaattacacaaatttagtctgaaaagttacgtaataaggCATCGCACAAGATTACTAAATGTTACGTGTTAGCGTGGCACTCGGCGGTTCTGAACCTGGTTACACtaaagaggggtgagggtgattgtaggcggccaatcccgtatatcaatgtctcgaggcggtgttcgcgtccactgtagtggagcgcggaccgcagctaaattcgtccaagttcccttacggggtggtatcagcgccggggcgactggttttagttaaaattctgtggttcgggaggcggcccgtgccgtatgctgaaactaccccgcagaccaagtgtggtgcagggggttttaaaagttatgcggccggattaagtcctggaccgaaaattggaccgggtacgcacggagagattagtaaaaagaggtttcgagaaagtgactataattaccagaagtgagttcgatgcagacaatggatgatgtctctccgtgggacgtgcgtccgccccggtccacgagtcgcgctgtactggcgtcatgtcatggcgcccggccgaggctcggtggccctcgcgccagggttgacctcattacgttagtttctaatgtgacacgttaataagagattttaagggcgctaaattcctacattaattattaaggctaaattaacatcactcgttccttctacaatttagagttagtatgtttacgaattatgtccttcaaattatacgtcacaccagcgactgttcgtctcttgccggactgctctgctggggggtaataacgaaacacaatgggttaataattatgtcacatgggttaattaactaatctaggcagaaggccgccagggggacactcacacgcGTATCGACGCAtttgcacacgtgagtgcccgggcactccaacgtcgcactttcgttaatcaacttttaatttatacgtaatattgtttaatattctgtgtgttttttttgcaacggggtcggctgtaatgtcggtctgtttattagggggccggGTGGAATTACATATGTTTTAACTAATCGGCATAAAACTTCTAAACAAATACACTATACATGgtgatttaaaattcaaattcttgTTGGAAAAAGGGAATTGTTTAGTCATTTCGAGGATGTTTTAGTCGTTTCTGAGGAAAAAATAGGAAATGTTTGACATCAATttggtcaccgtgacgtcacaatccgagaTGGTGGCCGGCTCCACGGCCCGAATCTAGGCACCGGACATAATTATTCTGATCCTTGTGTTTGAATATAATTGTGATGGTTAATCAGGGAAGTGTTTCTagagattgtgtgtgtgtggacaccCGGTGAGAGTAGAGAGAGAGGGTGAGTGACGTCACCTGCAGCAGCTTCTCGGTAGCCAGCGGCTCGGGGCCAGAGAACACGTGCCGCCGGATGTCGAAGGCGCGGTCGGGCAGCCAGCAGTGGCCGGCGCCCGCCGACAGCGGCAAAGGCACGGGCAAGCGCGTGAGGCGCGGGTACAAGGGCACCACGCGCTCCATCAGCAGGCGTCGCAGCTGCGCCACGTCCAGCCCCGAGCCGGCCTCGAACACCAGCACCGCGTGGATGACGGAGCGGCGCCACGCAGAGCCCAGCCAGCGGCCGTCGTTGCCGCGCACGCGCTCCGGCTCCCCGTCTGCGGCAATAGAGCCACACCCCGAACAGTTACGAAGCTGTCCGAATCATGTCGATCACTCGTGGGTAAACAATaaagctaacataacctaacctaatattacCTAAACAAACCTATTTCATTTTAGTTGCGACAACCTTACCTAAATAAGGAAGTTTCATTAATCACACTGAACGAACATACCCTAACATTTTacttcggtgaacttcggaactgttcgcaTTGTGGTGGTGGTTTTTATCCCTGTAAACTGTAAGCTATCTGAACTGGAGACGGACCCCATTGCCTAGGGCTTCCCTTTTACGTTGCTTCGTGTGAGCAATAGCAGCTGAGTATttagctgcggtggtagccatagGCCAGTATTACCATAGCCCGTCACCTCCGTCCATCCGTTCGTCAATCACTTTACCTACAGCCAACAAGATGACCTGAAAattttcatccgtccgtcaaaaggtTGGTAGCTTTATACTTTTGATGGACGTACAggtgaaattataacctcaaaatgtcATCTATGTATTTGCGtgtcaaatattattatattagaaggtattaaagttttttaattgtttacctGCTTCTAAAATTTTCACAACTTATGTTATAACACATTTTAAAAGCTgctttttgaaacaaaaatggcctGTGTTACTGAAATTTATTAATTACGCACAGTCTCtctgaaaatgtgaaaataaacacCAAAGTGTGCCGTTACATGACTATCAATTCCGCGCACAGAAAGTGacattaatattttgaataacattttaattatatttagtgttattGGTTTATTTCCCCGTTATGAAcgctctatatttatattttggtgtATCTACGTGTGCTACACTCTATGACGTAGTACGAACTGACTTTTGAGCAACAATAGGCTAGACCCCTCTAGGGTACAATTGACTTTAACGGCATAAGGAACTTTTTCCACGTAATTTATATAACAGTGTGTTCATTGttggaatttattattttaattttatcgtaTTTTGGTATCTTCAGACGTTTTGTTGAAAGtcagtaattattttaatgcGTAAATTTCCGTTAACGGTTTTATTGTTCCGACCAATGGGAGGCCGAGTTACAAAAGTTAATAGTTTTTAGAACTTCTTAATGAAAGAGAGTTATGTAATAGTGGCGGCGCGATTGAAATCGCCAGGGGATTAATCCCTTTGATATTCATCAATCTTCGAGCTAAAATAGGTTATCCGAGTGTAAGGATATTTTAAATCgacgtaataataattatatgtgttACTGGAAGGGCATATCTGGAAAGATATGTAATTAGGAGTGCATATATGACGTGAGTAAAAACTGATCCCAATTCCCGTCGTAAGAATCTCCTAAGCTAAATGTACTATTATTCCATCTACGAATGAAAACATTGTGAATATTGAGAACTAATTAACGTCATTCAAAgacatacattataatttaattaatcgttACATATACACGTCACAGTCCATACCCAGAGATAAAATGAGAACGGAATCTCTTATTTCTCTACCGACCCAACAATAAAGCTAAGCCGAGGTACTTTTTTCTGaattaaatattcgtaataataaaCTATAGTTTTTATCAATTCTTCTACGATCTACGAGTAAGAACAACGGACATTATAAACTGAATTATATGAACTCTTGTTAGAGACACATGTGTGCAACgtatttcctgttttttttaaatacataattttataccaCTTGCCAAACCAgaatattcaacattattattttattaaagactatcagttattatattattattattaaatcttGTGTGTGTTCAGTAAACCTATTATCCTTGTCTTTAACCCAACCTGAATATTAGATTTAGagtaatatttcttttatttatttgttttcatttgttttctgCTAACAAGGTGAATACATACATTAAAGTGGCGCCCAAACAAATTAATCAATTTAACCAATATAAGCATACGAGAGTGGAAGAGTATCAATACACAAGTAAAGTCTCACAGAGTTTAAGAGTAAGTGTAGAGGAGAGAGCAGTACAAAAGTGAAAAGGAAAAAGGAATTTAATAAGTTATATGTGCTTAGTTTACATGATTGTTTtactaataatattatataagagaattttttcccccaaaattttagtttttagacGTCAGCATTGAAATGGATATGTTCCAAATGCGTTAAAAATGGTTTCAAGTACAAGTTTATTGTTCTATTGTTACtttgttcattatttttattatataggcAAATTCTGCCCCTTGATATTATTGATCTCGAAGCAtagaattttttgtttaattaaattaatattttttaaccttgaaatgcaatatcATTGGTTGCCGTTTGATACGTTTCCATGCATTGTTGAAGCATCGGAAGCTATAGTGAAATGTTGCGGGAGATTCGTCTACGTTTACGTGATACCTCTCTGCTTCCGTGCcactgtagaacgggccttagtctcgcataataaaatattaataataataacaaacaccTGAAGGCTTGTTTATTGTCACGATTCTCAATACCATTTCAGATCGCTGAAagagtttttatagttttatcaATCTGTTATTATTTACATTATGGACTATATTATACATGCTAACTTAATTTCCTTGAAATATTAGAGAAGCCGTCCAGTGGTAACACATTAGGtactctaaaaaaaaatcccacttttaacataaaataattttaaataggtaaatatttatttacaagtaTTAATGCTCTCCAtaaatttacaaaagaactagctAGCCATAGTAACACCATCTATCGTGAATATTTTTGACATTACTTGGGTACATAACGGGCTATTCGATCAACATCACGAGCACGCGGATCTGCACTTCACAGGAATTACAGCCAcaaccgaacagttccgaagaATTCCGAATCATGCGGGTCGTTCGTGAAAGAACACGACGGGGCTCAGCGATAATGCTAAAACAGATAATCTCGACAAAACAACACAGTAACGCAAAGGCGACTCCCGCCATGAAATTCTACATGTATATTCTT includes these proteins:
- the LOC134536464 gene encoding uncharacterized protein LOC134536464 codes for the protein MCRREKWMRSAPLRRLRHPLEESPAWGLVGGALAGVAALLVALPVLAAACVLLPSCLLARRLLLLLFFFWSRRPADGEPERVRGNDGRWLGSAWRRSVIHAVLVFEAGSGLDVAQLRRLLMERVVPLYPRLTRLPVPLPLSAGAGHCWLPDRAFDIRRHVFSGPEPLATEKLLQEYVAQLLSEGLAADKPPWEVHVLRGYGRHEDTVAVLRVHQSVADGMALVRVLCHSLADCHSLRVPQRPHFGAVAFAASVVRACLSGPLTLLQAARGEPPSPGPRP
- the LOC134536518 gene encoding uncharacterized protein LOC134536518 is translated as MAATYTWSAYVNTDTAMPGAPCAGSSGYTPLSRRPPTASADGGPGTELNCRLALEATAASRRRASPPGPAATSAAVAAYTAAWSADERRASSSRRVAHRRGTAPSTPTGSPRSTGASLLPRRRPPGRVGLTSPRMSTGSTTCRARSSVTTVHRCLLRPA